Proteins encoded in a region of the Rhodothermales bacterium genome:
- a CDS encoding response regulator transcription factor produces MHRILLIEDERQVASFVRQGLEEEGYAVEWAATGREGERRALAEPFDLVLLDLRLPDVHGIEVCEAVRRHDPTLPILMLTALDAIEDRVAGLRAGADDYLPKPFAFDELVARVEALLRRAALEPADRAHTDGPLAVDPATRQCTCFGEPLDLSATEFDLLAYFVARKGQVLTRDELHRDVWGHRFDRGTNLVDVYVGYVRRKLTAAGCAARIETMRGVGYRYVPAEDVEVSRDG; encoded by the coding sequence ATGCACCGTATTCTCCTCATCGAAGACGAGCGACAGGTGGCCTCCTTTGTCCGGCAAGGGCTGGAGGAGGAGGGTTACGCCGTCGAGTGGGCTGCTACGGGGCGTGAGGGCGAGCGCCGTGCCCTCGCCGAACCGTTCGACCTCGTCCTCCTCGACCTCCGCCTCCCGGATGTGCATGGGATCGAGGTGTGCGAGGCCGTCCGCCGGCACGATCCCACGCTCCCCATCCTCATGCTCACGGCGCTCGACGCCATCGAGGACCGCGTGGCCGGCCTCCGCGCCGGCGCCGACGACTACCTCCCCAAGCCGTTCGCCTTCGACGAACTCGTCGCCCGCGTCGAGGCGCTCCTGCGCCGGGCTGCGCTCGAACCCGCCGACCGCGCCCACACCGACGGCCCGCTCGCCGTCGATCCTGCCACGCGGCAGTGTACCTGCTTCGGCGAGCCGCTCGACCTCTCGGCGACGGAGTTCGACCTGCTGGCCTACTTCGTCGCGCGCAAAGGCCAGGTGCTGACCCGCGACGAGCTCCACCGCGACGTGTGGGGCCACCGCTTCGACCGCGGCACCAACCTCGTGGACGTGTACGTCGGCTACGTGCGGCGGAAGCTGACGGCGGCGGGGTGTGCCGCACGGATCGAGACGATGCGGGGGGTCGGGTACCGGTACGTCCCGGCCGAGGACGTGGAGGTGTCGCGAGATGGTTGA
- a CDS encoding ferritin-like domain-containing protein, translating to VLQAETETITRYVARRRQAEAFGDYGLAAELDTILSDETRHKEETDKLLRDLGA from the coding sequence GGTGCTCCAGGCCGAGACCGAGACGATCACCCGCTACGTCGCGCGGCGGCGGCAGGCCGAGGCGTTCGGGGACTACGGGCTCGCGGCCGAGCTCGACACGATCCTCAGCGACGAGACGCGGCACAAGGAGGAGACCGACAAGCTCCTCCGCGACCTTGGGGCCTGA